Proteins encoded in a region of the Panthera tigris isolate Pti1 chromosome B2, P.tigris_Pti1_mat1.1, whole genome shotgun sequence genome:
- the DSE gene encoding dermatan-sulfate epimerase isoform X5: MGISVPPQSPTHQLHGLAHGKPSSDESRYDASLKSVPPPDFGTPTLHYFEDWGVVTYGSALPAEINRSFLSFKSGKLGGRAIYDIVHRNKYKDWIKGWRNFNAGHEHPDQNSFTFAPNGVPFITEALYGPKYTFFNNVLMFSPAVSKSCFSPWEGQVTEDCSSKWSKYKHDLAASCQGRVVAAVEKNGVVFIRGEGVGAYNPQLNLRSVQRNLILLHPQLLLLVDQIHLGEDSPLETAASFFHNVDVPFEETVVDGVHGAFIRQRDGLYKMYWMDDTGYSEKATFASVTYPRGYPYNGTNYVNVTMHLRSPITRTAYLFIGPSVDVQSFSIHGDSQQLDVFVATSQHAYATYLWTGETTGQSAFAQVIADRQKILFDRSSAIKSTTVPEVKDYAAIVEQNLQHFKPVFQLLEKQILSRVRNTASFRKTAERLLRFSDKRQTEEAIDRIFAISQQQQQQQSKSKKNRRAGKRYKFVDAVPDIFAQIEVNEKKIRQKAQILAQKELPIDEDEEMKDLLDFADVTYEKHKNGGLMKGRFGQTRMMTTRSRAPSASYTKLFLILNIAIFFVMLAMQLTYFQRAQSLHGQRCLYAVLLIDSCILLWLYSSCSQSQC, from the coding sequence GTATGATGCCAGCTTGAAATCTGTTCCTCCTCCGGATTTTGGCACCCCTACGTTGCATTATTTTGAAGACTGGGGTGTTGTGACTTACGGAAGTGCCCTGCCTGCAGAAATCAATAGATCGTTTCTTTCCTTCAAGTCAGGAAAACTGGGGGGCCGTGCAATATATGACATTGTccacagaaacaaatacaaagattGGATCAAAGGATGGAGAAATTTTAATGCCGGGCACGAGCATCCTGATCAAAACTCATTTACTTTTGCTCCCAATGGTGTGCCTTTCATCACTGAGGCTCTCTATGGGCCAAAGTACACCTTCTTCAACAATGTTTTGATGTTTTCCCCAGCTGTGTCAAAGAGCTGCTTTTCTCCCTGGGAGGGTCAGGTCACGGAAGACTGCTCATCAAAATGGTCTAAATACAAGCATGACCTGGCCGCCAGCTGCCAGGGGAGAGTGGTTGCAGCAGTGGAGAAAAATGGAGTGGTTTTCATCCGAGGGGAAGGTGTGGGAGCTTATAACCCCCAGCTTAATCTGAGGAGCGTGCAGAGGAATCTGATCCTCCTTCATCCACAGCTCCTTCTCCTCGTGGACCAAATACACCTGGGAGAGGACAGCCCCTTGGAGACCGCTGCAAGCTTCTTCCACAATGTGGATGTTCCCTTTGAGGAAACAGTGGTAGATGGGGTCCACGGGGCTTTTATCAGGCAACGGGATGGTCTGTACAAAATGTACTGGATGGATGATACCGGCTACAGTGAGAAAGCAACCTTTGCTTCAGTGACATACCCTCGGGGCTATCCCTACAACGGGACAAACTACGTGAATGTCACCATGCACCTCCGGAGTCCCATCACCAGGACCGCTTACCTCTTTATAGGGCCGTCTGTAGATGTTCAGAGTTTCAGCATCCACGGGGACTCCCAGCAACTGGATGTGTTCGTAGCCACCAGCCAGCATGCCTACGCCACTTACCTTTGGACAGGAGAGACCACGGGACAGTCTGCCTTTGCACAGGTCATTGCAGATCGTCAGAAAATTCTGTTCGACCGGAGTTCAGCCATCAAGAGCACCACTGTGCCCGAGGTGAAGGACTACGCTGCTATTGTGGAACAGAACCTGCAGCATTTTAAGCCAGTGTTCCAGCTGCTGGAGAAGCAGATCCTGTCCCGAGTCCGGAACACAGCTAGCTTTAGGAAGACCGCTGAGCGCCTGCTGAGATTTTCAGACAAGAGGCAGACGGAGGAGGCCATTGATAGGATTTTTGCCATatcgcagcagcagcagcagcagcagagcaAGTCAAAGAAAAACCGAAGGGCAGGCAAACGCTACAAATTTGTGGACGCGGTCCCTGATATTTTTGCACAGATTGAGGTCAATGAAAAAAAGATTCGACAGAAAGCTCAGATTCTAGCACAGAAAGAACTGCCCATAGATGAAGATGAAGAGATGAAAGACCTTttagattttgcagatgtaacgTATGAGAAACACAAAAACGGGGGCTTGATGAAAGGCCGGTTTGGACAGACGCGGATGATGACAACTCGCAGCAGAGCCCCTTCCGCTTCGTATACCAAACTATTCCTGATCCTGAACATCGCTATTTTCTTTGTCATGTTGGCAATGCAGCTGACTTATTTCCAGAGGGCCCAGAGCCTGCATGGCCAAAGATGCCTTTACGCAGTCCTTCTCATAGACAGCTGTATTTTACTGTGGTTGTACTCGTCCTGTTCCCAGTCACAGTGTTAG